In the Wyeomyia smithii strain HCP4-BCI-WySm-NY-G18 chromosome 2, ASM2978416v1, whole genome shotgun sequence genome, one interval contains:
- the LOC129725935 gene encoding facilitated trehalose transporter Tret1-2 homolog, whose protein sequence is MESELKITMAALKQTLLSLSVSLSYFCIGLVRGYSAPAVPSMNELNPGLLPDKNIASWVSSIPPFGAFFGSLLAFPLMHKIGRKYTVLLTSPVWVTAWIMIATAEDWKMLLIARMLSGFGAGLTLPSAQIYVSECSDPKIRGVIGSLPALSMSVGILVTYILGKYIEWRMLAWVCCGAACFLFVAVICFPQSPVWLKTKKRYEKAHHSAKWLHLQGFTFDPKAQEIQKAALNGALTERKDNPYSRKALCRRVVLMPLGIGLALLSIQQLSGIDAVIFFTVEIFRSAGSSLDGHLATIIVGTVQVLSNFSALFVVDRAGRKPLLLTSGVIMCLAMASMGAAFHLNSIGNTCFGYLPLLSLIIFMIGFSIGFGCIPFLLMGELFPTAQRSLLSSLAGSFNLAVMFIVIKTYHPLEDIITTSGTFWMYSILCAIGVVFVITCVPETKGRDLESIHKLFEKDTDASKRDSCVESRGKQGHDNVAMRMEDEIVPCANEPKVDTKL, encoded by the exons ATGGAGTCTGAATTGAAAATAACGATGGCGGCTTTAAAGCAG accCTGCTGTCGCTGTCCGTGTCGCTCTCTTATTTTTGCATTGGTTTGGTTCGCGGTTACTCGGCTCCAGCGGTTCCGTCAATGAACGAACTGAATCCGGGCTTATTACCGGATAAGAATATTGCCTCCTGGGTAAGCTCCATTCCCCCATTCGGGGCCTTTTTCGGCAGTCTGCTAGCGTTTCCTTTGATGCACAAAATTGGCCGTAAATATACGGTCCTACTGACGTCACCAGTTTGGGTTACCGCCTGGATCATGATAGCTACGGCTGAGGATTGGAAAATGCTGCTAATTGCCCGCATGCTGTCCGGTTTCGGAGCTGGATTGACGCTGCCCTCCGCGCAAATCTACGTTAGTGAGTGCAGCGATCCAAAGATTCGCGGTGTGATTGGTTCTTTGCCCGCACTGTCCATGTCTGTCGGAATCCTCGTTACGTATATCTTGGGAAAGTACATCGAATGGCGGATGCTGGCGTGGGTGTGCTGCGGTGCAGCTT GTTTCCTATTCGTTGCTGTTATTTGCTTTCCTCAATCTCCGGTGTGGTTGAAAACGAAAAAACGCTACGAGAAAGCTCATCATTCGGCAAAATGGCTGCATCTGCAGGGATTCACCTTCGATCCAAAGGCTCAGGAAATACAAAAAGCTGCCTTAAATGGAGCACTGACTGAACG GAAAGATAATCCATACTCTCGGAAAGCTCTCTGCCGTCGGGTGGTTCTGATGCCATTAGGCATCGGGCTAGCTTTACTATCGATTCAACAGTTGAGTGGGATCGACGCGGTTATTTTTTTCACTGTAGAAATATTCCGCTCAGCTGGAAGCTCATTGGATGGACACTTAGCAACGATCATCGTGGGCACCGTACAGGTGCTTAGTAATTTTTCCGCTCTCTTCGTGGTGGATCGTGCCGGCCGAAAGCCTTTGCTGCTCACATCCGGTGTCATTATGTGTCTGGCAATGGCGTCTATGGGAGCAGCTTTCCACCTTAATTCAATAGGCAATACTTGCTTTGG ATATCTACCATTGCTGAGCCTGATCATCTTCATGATAGGATTTTCAATCGGTTTTGGTTGTATTCCGTTCTTGCTGATGGGTGAGCTATTTCCAACTGCCCAAAGAAGCTTGCTGAGTTCCCTGGCTGGATCTTTCAACTTGGCGGTGATGTTCATTGTGATCAAAACCTATCATCCTTTGGAAGAT ATAATCACGACATCGGGTACATTTTGGATGTACAGCATTCTCTGTGCCATAGGGGTGGTATTTGTGATAACGTGTGTTCCAGAAACGAAGGGCCGTGATCTGGAGAGTATTCACAAGCTGTTCGAAAAAGATACTGACGCTTCGAAGCGGGATAGTTGTGTTGAGTCTCGCGGTAAGCAAGGCCATGACAATGTTGCCATGCGCATGGAAGACGAAATTGTGCCGTGTGCCAACGAACCGAAAGTTGATACTAAGTTGTAg